A section of the Sphaerodactylus townsendi isolate TG3544 linkage group LG11, MPM_Stown_v2.3, whole genome shotgun sequence genome encodes:
- the STAM gene encoding signal transducing adapter molecule 1 isoform X1, with amino-acid sequence MPLFTTNPFDQDVEKATSEMNTAEDWGLILDICDKVGQSRTGPKDCLRSVMKRVNHKDPHVAMQALTLLGACVSNCGKIFHLEVCSRDFASEVSNVLNKGHPKVCEKLKALMVEWTDEFKNDPQLSLISAMIKNLKEQGVTFPVIGSQAAEQAKASPALVAKDPGVVANKREEEDIAKAIELSLKEQRQQQTPLSGLYPSASSLLTNHKHEGRKVRAIYDFEAAEDNELTFKAGELITVLDDSDPNWWKGETHQGIGLFPSNFVTADLTAEPEMMKTEKKTVQFNDEVQVETIEPEPEPVYIDEDKMDQLLQMLQSADPSDDQPDLPELIHLEAMCHQMGPLIDEKLEDIDRKHSELSELNVKVMEALSLYTKLMNEDPMYSMYSKLQNQQYYMGQSGVPGSQVYPGQPQSNAYLMAGNAQMGHVQGYSLPSEQVPSLNQGTVPPPASSGLPSQPVQTSYTNPTA; translated from the exons ATGCCGCTCTTCACCACCAACCCCTTCGACCAGGATGTGG agaaAGCAACCAGTGAGATGAATACTGCAGAAGACTGGGGACTCATCTTAGACATTTGTGATAAAGTTGGACAGTCACGAACCGG GCCTAAGGATTGCCTTCGGTCTGTTATGAAGAGAGTGAACCACAAGGATCCTCATGTTGCTATGCAAGCATTGACA cttcTAGGAGCATGTGTTTCAAACTGtggtaaaatatttcatttagaaGTATGTTCAAGAGATTTTGCTAGTGAAGTAAGCAACGTATTAAATAAG GGTCATCCAAAAGTTTGTGAAAAATTAAAAGCCCTCATGGTGGAATGGACAGATGAATTCAAAAATGACCCCCAACTTAGTCTGATATCTGCTATGATAAAAAATCTTAAAGAGCAAGGTGTTACATTTCCAGTTATTGGTTCACAG GCTGCGGAACAAGCAAAGGCAAGCCCAGCCCTGGTAGCCAAAGATCCTGGAGTCGTAGCAAacaagagagaggaagaagataTAGCTAAAG CTATTGAATTGTCACTGAAAGAACAAAGACAACAGCAGACTCCACTTTCTGGCCTTTATCCAAGCGCCTCAAGTCTCCTGACAAATCATAAACACGAGGGCCGGAAGGTTCGCGCTATTTATGACTTTGAAGCTGCTGAAGATAATGAACTAACATTTAAAGCAGGAGAGCTTATCACCGTGCTTGATGACAG TGATCCAAATTGGTGGAAAGGTGAAACTCATCAAGGGATCGGATTGTTTCCTTCCAATTTTGTAACTGCTGATCTTACTGCTGAACCAGAAATGA TGAAAACTGAGAAGAAAACAGTGCAGTTTAATGATGAAGTACAAGTTGAAACTATTGAACCGGAGCCTGAACCTGTTTATATTGACGAA GATAAAATGGATCAGCTGTTGCAGATGCTTCAGAGTGCAGATCCATCTGATGATCAACCGGATCTTCCAGAGCTGATTCACCTTGAAG CAATGTGCCATCAAATGGGACCACTCATTGACGAAAAGCTGGAAGACATAGACCG GAAACATTCAGAACTCTCAGAGCTCAATGTCAAAGTGATGGAGGCACTCTCGCTATATACCAAGTTGATGAATGAAGATCCAATGTATTCCATGTATTCAAAACTACAAAACCAACAGTATTATATGGGACAGTCAGGCGTTCCTGGCTCTCAG gtCTATCCAGGACAACCTCAAAGTAATGCATATCTGATGGCAGGGAATGCACAGATGGGCCATGTTCAAGGCTATAGTCTTCCTTCGGAGCAAGTTCCATCTCTCAACCAAGGCACAGTTCCTCCGCCGGCAAGCTCAGGATTACCTAGCCAGCCAGTTCAGACATCTTATACAAA CCCCACGGCTTAA
- the STAM gene encoding signal transducing adapter molecule 1 isoform X2 translates to MPLFTTNPFDQDVEKATSEMNTAEDWGLILDICDKVGQSRTGPKDCLRSVMKRVNHKDPHVAMQALTLLGACVSNCGKIFHLEVCSRDFASEVSNVLNKGHPKVCEKLKALMVEWTDEFKNDPQLSLISAMIKNLKEQGVTFPVIGSQAAEQAKASPALVAKDPGVVANKREEEDIAKAIELSLKEQRQQQTPLSGLYPSASSLLTNHKHEGRKVRAIYDFEAAEDNELTFKAGELITVLDDSDPNWWKGETHQGIGLFPSNFVTADLTAEPEMMKTEKKTVQFNDEVQVETIEPEPEPVYIDEDKMDQLLQMLQSADPSDDQPDLPELIHLEAMCHQMGPLIDEKLEDIDRKHSELSELNVKVMEALSLYTKLMNEDPMYSMYSKLQNQQYYMGQSGVPGSQVYPGQPQSNAYLMAGNAQMGHVQGYSLPSEQVPSLNQGTVPPPASSGLPSQPVQTSYTK, encoded by the exons ATGCCGCTCTTCACCACCAACCCCTTCGACCAGGATGTGG agaaAGCAACCAGTGAGATGAATACTGCAGAAGACTGGGGACTCATCTTAGACATTTGTGATAAAGTTGGACAGTCACGAACCGG GCCTAAGGATTGCCTTCGGTCTGTTATGAAGAGAGTGAACCACAAGGATCCTCATGTTGCTATGCAAGCATTGACA cttcTAGGAGCATGTGTTTCAAACTGtggtaaaatatttcatttagaaGTATGTTCAAGAGATTTTGCTAGTGAAGTAAGCAACGTATTAAATAAG GGTCATCCAAAAGTTTGTGAAAAATTAAAAGCCCTCATGGTGGAATGGACAGATGAATTCAAAAATGACCCCCAACTTAGTCTGATATCTGCTATGATAAAAAATCTTAAAGAGCAAGGTGTTACATTTCCAGTTATTGGTTCACAG GCTGCGGAACAAGCAAAGGCAAGCCCAGCCCTGGTAGCCAAAGATCCTGGAGTCGTAGCAAacaagagagaggaagaagataTAGCTAAAG CTATTGAATTGTCACTGAAAGAACAAAGACAACAGCAGACTCCACTTTCTGGCCTTTATCCAAGCGCCTCAAGTCTCCTGACAAATCATAAACACGAGGGCCGGAAGGTTCGCGCTATTTATGACTTTGAAGCTGCTGAAGATAATGAACTAACATTTAAAGCAGGAGAGCTTATCACCGTGCTTGATGACAG TGATCCAAATTGGTGGAAAGGTGAAACTCATCAAGGGATCGGATTGTTTCCTTCCAATTTTGTAACTGCTGATCTTACTGCTGAACCAGAAATGA TGAAAACTGAGAAGAAAACAGTGCAGTTTAATGATGAAGTACAAGTTGAAACTATTGAACCGGAGCCTGAACCTGTTTATATTGACGAA GATAAAATGGATCAGCTGTTGCAGATGCTTCAGAGTGCAGATCCATCTGATGATCAACCGGATCTTCCAGAGCTGATTCACCTTGAAG CAATGTGCCATCAAATGGGACCACTCATTGACGAAAAGCTGGAAGACATAGACCG GAAACATTCAGAACTCTCAGAGCTCAATGTCAAAGTGATGGAGGCACTCTCGCTATATACCAAGTTGATGAATGAAGATCCAATGTATTCCATGTATTCAAAACTACAAAACCAACAGTATTATATGGGACAGTCAGGCGTTCCTGGCTCTCAG gtCTATCCAGGACAACCTCAAAGTAATGCATATCTGATGGCAGGGAATGCACAGATGGGCCATGTTCAAGGCTATAGTCTTCCTTCGGAGCAAGTTCCATCTCTCAACCAAGGCACAGTTCCTCCGCCGGCAAGCTCAGGATTACCTAGCCAGCCAGTTCAGACATCTTATACAAAGTAa